From the genome of Phycicoccus duodecadis:
TACCGGGCAGCCGGCGGACGGCGACGCCGGCGGCCTGGAGGGTACGCGCGACCTCCGCGGTCGTGCGCGTCTCGTCGCGGGACAGCTCGGGATGGGCGTGCAGGTCCCTCCGGAGCTCGACGAGCTCGGGCGCCAGCGACGCGATGCGCTCGCCGAGGGCAGCGAGGAGGGCGTCGTCGTTCATGAGGGGGCGAGTCTACGCCGGGGTCCCCCATCGGCCCCGGGCAGCCCGGGCGGCGTGGCGCGCCCCGGCCGGCGGGGAGCGTCGCGTCATCCGAGGCGGCGGTCGGCCTTGTACTGCTCCCACCGCTGCGCCAGCTGGCCCATCTCGCGCTGGACGAACTCGAGGAACTCGACGGACAGCTGCACCCGCTGCCCCGCGCGCGAGGACGCGCCGACGACCTCGAGGGCCTCGACCAGCGCCGTGAGGATGGGCGCGTACAGCTGGTCACGCTGCATCAGCACGTCGTGCCACGCGTCGTCCATCACCACGTAGACGTCGCGGCGCGATCCCCGCTCACGCTCGCGGCGGATCATCCGGACCTGTCCGAGGTAGCGCACCGCCCCCGACACCGCGGCCGGGCTGACGTGCAGCAGGGCCACGAGCTCGGCCGAGGTCAGCCGGCCCTCCTCGGTGGTGAGGAGGGCGGCGAAGACGCGGGCCGGCAGGTGCGGGAAGCCGGCGGCGGCCAGCCCGGCGCCGAGCGACTCGACGGCCTCGACGTGTGGGTCCTCGGGGGCGGCGGACGGGGCGGGTGCGGGTCGGGCCATGCGCGGAACATTACAACATTCACAAAGTTCTGAAACACGCGTAGCGTGATGACCGTGAACGACGCCATCACCGTCACCGGCCTCCGCAAGACCTTCGGCCGCACCACCGCCCTCGACGGGCTCGACCTCACCGTCCGGGAGGGCGAGGTCCACGGGTTCCTCGGGCCCAACGGGGCCGGCAAGTCGACGACCCTGCGCATCCTCCTCGGGCTGCTGCGGGCCGACGCGGGCCAGGTGACCGTGCTGGGGCGCGACCCGTGGAGGGACGCCACGGAGCTGCACCGGTACCTCGCCTACGTGCCGGGGGACGTCGTGCTGTGGCCCACCCTGTCCGGCGGCGAGACCATCGACCTGCTGGGCCGGCTGCGCGGCGGCATCGACGAGGACCGCCGCCGCGACCTCGTCGAGCGTTTCGAGCTCGACGAGACCAAGAAGGGCAAGGCCTACAGCAAGGGGAACCGGCAGAAGGTGGCGCTGGTGGCCGCGCTCGCCAGCGGCGCCCCGCTGCTGGTGCTCGACGAGCCGACCGCGGGCCTGGACCCGCTGATGGAGGAGGTGTTCCAGCGCGAGCTGGCGGCACTGCGAGCGGCGGGGCGCACCACGCTGCTCTCGAGCCACATCCTCAGCGAGGTCGAGCGGGCCTGTGACCGGGTGAGCATCGTGCGCTCCGGCCGGGTCGTCGAGACCGGCAGCCTCGACGAGCTGCGCCACCTCACCCGCACGCGGGTGCACGCGGTGCTCCGGCAGCCACCGACCGCCGCCGAGGCGTCCTCGTGGCCCGGTGTCCACGAGGTCGTGGTCGACGGCGACGCGCTCTCCTGCACGGTCGACGCCGAGCACCTCGGGGACCTCGTCGCGGCTCTCGGCCGTCGAGGGGTCACCGGCCTGACGTGCCGGCCGCCGACGCTGGAGGAGCTGTTCCTGGCCCGCTACCGGTCGGCGGCACCGCAGACGCCGCAGGCGCACACGCCGCAGGCGGAGACGCCACAGGCGGAGACGCCGCAGGCGGCACCGCAGACGCAGGCGGGGCAGCCGGCATGACGACCACCGTCGCTCCCGTCGCAGAGGCGTCGCGCCCGGCGCCCTGGGCGACCCGGCTCGCGGGCACGGTGTCGCTGCTGCGGCTGGCGTGGCGGCGCGACCGCATCCTCGTCCCGAGCAGCGTCGCCGGCCTGGTGGTCCTGGCCGTGGGCTCCGCCCGGGCGACCCTGGCGCTCTACCCCACCGACGCCGCGGCGGCCGGGGGCCTGGCTGCCGTGCTCGGCAACCCGTCGGTGGTCGCGCTGTACGGGCCCCTCCCTTCCCCCACCGCCGACGCGCTGGCCGTCGTCAAGACCGTGATGATGGGCGCCTTCCTCACCGCGGTGCTGGGGTTCGTGGTGGTGCGCCGGCACACCCGCACCGAGGAGGACGAGGGCCGCCTCGAGCTCCTGGGGTCGGGCGTGGTGGGGCGCTCGGCGCCGCTCGCCGCCGCGGTGGCGCTGGCCACCGCGGCGGTGGTGATGGCGGGGGTGCTGTCGGGCGTCGGTCTGGCCGCCCTCGGGATGGACCCCGCCGGCAGTGCCGCGTTCGCTGCCGCGTGGCTCACCACCGGGCTCGCGACGGTCGGGGTGTCCGCGGTCGTCGTGCAGCTGGCGGCCACCTCGCGGGGAGCGGCGGGGCTCGGGTTCGGCTTCCTGGGGGTGGCGTTCGCGCTCCGGGCGATCGCCGACTCCGCGGCGTCCGGCACGTGGGTCCACGCCCTGGGCTGGGTCTCGCCGCTGGGGTGGGCCGGGCGGGTCGAGCCCTACGGCGCCGACCGGCTGTGGGTGCTGGGGCTGGGCCTCGCTGCCCTGGTGGGCGGCGTGGCCGCGGGAGTGGCCGTCCTCGACCGCCGCGACCTCGGGGCCGGGCTGCTACCCACCCGCGTCGGCCCGCGCCGGGCGGGGCGCCGGCTGCGGGGCCCGCTGTCGCTCGTCGTGCGGCTGGCCCGCGGCACCGTCGTCGGGTGGGGCGTGGGGATGGTGCTGGGCGGGGCGCTGGTGGGCTCGCTCCTGGGCGCGGTGGCCGACATGGGGAGCGACCCGGCCGTGCGCGACCTGCTCGAGAAGCTCGGCGGCGCGACCGGGGCGTTCGAGGACGTGTACGTGGCGGCCGAGATCCACGTCGTCGCCGCGGCCGTGGCGGCGATGGGGGTGGCGCTGGTGCTCCGGCTGGTCGCCGCCGAGCGCACCGGCCTCGGCGAGGTCGTCCTGGCCGCCCCGACGACGCGCCTCCGCTGGTTCGGGGCGCATCTCGCCCTCCCGGTCGTGCTGTCGACGGCGCTCATGGCGCTGCTGGGGCTGGTCGTCGGCCTCGTGGGTCCGACGGTCGCGCCGGGCGCCCCAGGGGTGGCGGCGTCGGTCGGAGCCTGCCTCGCGGCGCTGCCCGTGGTCTGGGTGATGATGGGCGTCGCGGCCCTGCTGGTGGGGGCCCGCCCGCGGCTCGCGCCCTTCGCGTGGGGCGTGCTGCTGGCCGCCTTCCTGGTGAGCGAGGTCGGGCCGCTCACCGACCTGCCGCCGTGGGTGCTCGACCTGTCGCCGTTCACCCACCTGTCGTCGCTGCCGGCGGGGTCGTTCGCGGTGCTGCCGGCCGTGGTGCTCACCGCCGTGGCGGCCGGGCTGGCGGGCGTGGGCGCGCGGGCGTACCGGCGGCGTGACGCGGCCTGACCGTCCCGGCCCGGGGCGCCCGCGCGCCCGCGCGCCCCCGCACCCCGTCGAGTGGAGGCGACACGCAGGTGTCCGGGGCGTGACGTCGGCGTGTCACCCCCACTCGACGCGGCCCGGAGGGCGGAGCCCCCGGGAAGGCCCCGGGCCCCTCAGGTGAGGTCGGAGCGGCCGGAGGCCTTGAGGGCGTCGACGACCTGCTTGACGTCCTGCGCCCGCGCCCGCGTGGTGACCAGCACGGCATCCGGGGTGTCGACGACCACCACGTCGTCGAGCCCCACGACCGCCACCCGGCGACCCCCGGCCGCGACGACGAGGCCCTCGGCATCCACGGCGGTCACGTCGGCGGGGTCGCCGACCACGGTCATCGGCCCCTCGGCCGCCGGCAGCAGCGTCGAGAGGCTGGCGAAGTCGCCCACGTCGTCCCAGCCGAAGGGCGCCGGCACCACCACCACGCGCCCCGCCGCCGCAGCGGGCTCGGCGACGGCGTGGTCGATGGCGATCTTCTCGAGCCCGGGCCAGATGTCGTCCAAGCGCTCGGGGTCGGCGGCGATGGCGCGCACGCCGGCCGCCAGCTCGGGATGCCACTGCGCCAGGAGGTCGAGCAGGGCCCCGGCGCGGACCACGAACATCCCGGCGTTCCAGAGGTACTCGCGGGACGCGAGGTAGGCGGTGGCGCGCTCGACGTCCGGCTTCTCGACGAACTCGCGGGCGCGCCGCGCGGTGGGGAAGCCGGTCAGCGCGTCACCGGCGCGGATGTAGCCGAAGCCGGTCGCCGGATGCGTGGGCTCGACGCCGAGGGTGACGAGGTGGCCGTCGCGCGCGACCTCGACGGCCTCGCGCACGGCGGTGCGGAAGGTCTCGGCGTCCG
Proteins encoded in this window:
- a CDS encoding GbsR/MarR family transcriptional regulator, translated to MARPAPAPSAAPEDPHVEAVESLGAGLAAAGFPHLPARVFAALLTTEEGRLTSAELVALLHVSPAAVSGAVRYLGQVRMIRRERERGSRRDVYVVMDDAWHDVLMQRDQLYAPILTALVEALEVVGASSRAGQRVQLSVEFLEFVQREMGQLAQRWEQYKADRRLG
- a CDS encoding ABC transporter ATP-binding protein, with the translated sequence MTVNDAITVTGLRKTFGRTTALDGLDLTVREGEVHGFLGPNGAGKSTTLRILLGLLRADAGQVTVLGRDPWRDATELHRYLAYVPGDVVLWPTLSGGETIDLLGRLRGGIDEDRRRDLVERFELDETKKGKAYSKGNRQKVALVAALASGAPLLVLDEPTAGLDPLMEEVFQRELAALRAAGRTTLLSSHILSEVERACDRVSIVRSGRVVETGSLDELRHLTRTRVHAVLRQPPTAAEASSWPGVHEVVVDGDALSCTVDAEHLGDLVAALGRRGVTGLTCRPPTLEELFLARYRSAAPQTPQAHTPQAETPQAETPQAAPQTQAGQPA
- a CDS encoding ABC transporter permease: MTTTVAPVAEASRPAPWATRLAGTVSLLRLAWRRDRILVPSSVAGLVVLAVGSARATLALYPTDAAAAGGLAAVLGNPSVVALYGPLPSPTADALAVVKTVMMGAFLTAVLGFVVVRRHTRTEEDEGRLELLGSGVVGRSAPLAAAVALATAAVVMAGVLSGVGLAALGMDPAGSAAFAAAWLTTGLATVGVSAVVVQLAATSRGAAGLGFGFLGVAFALRAIADSAASGTWVHALGWVSPLGWAGRVEPYGADRLWVLGLGLAALVGGVAAGVAVLDRRDLGAGLLPTRVGPRRAGRRLRGPLSLVVRLARGTVVGWGVGMVLGGALVGSLLGAVADMGSDPAVRDLLEKLGGATGAFEDVYVAAEIHVVAAAVAAMGVALVLRLVAAERTGLGEVVLAAPTTRLRWFGAHLALPVVLSTALMALLGLVVGLVGPTVAPGAPGVAASVGACLAALPVVWVMMGVAALLVGARPRLAPFAWGVLLAAFLVSEVGPLTDLPPWVLDLSPFTHLSSLPAGSFAVLPAVVLTAVAAGLAGVGARAYRRRDAA
- a CDS encoding mannose-1-phosphate guanylyltransferase; the protein is MPEVDGFWGVVPAGGAGTRLWPLSRAARPKFLLDLTGSGRTLLQGTVDRLTPLTGDRVVVVTGASHAEAVAEQLPQLGADRVLAEPAPRDSMAAIGLAAAVVERADPGAVIGSFAADHVIPDAETFRTAVREAVEVARDGHLVTLGVEPTHPATGFGYIRAGDALTGFPTARRAREFVEKPDVERATAYLASREYLWNAGMFVVRAGALLDLLAQWHPELAAGVRAIAADPERLDDIWPGLEKIAIDHAVAEPAAAAGRVVVVPAPFGWDDVGDFASLSTLLPAAEGPMTVVGDPADVTAVDAEGLVVAAGGRRVAVVGLDDVVVVDTPDAVLVTTRARAQDVKQVVDALKASGRSDLT